From Leptolyngbya iicbica LK, a single genomic window includes:
- a CDS encoding helix-turn-helix domain-containing protein has product MSETAEYLEKSLKQAQRGSQKERLLMLWWVKTGQVSQRQELHERLGRSPATVTRWLATYRQGGLSALLTVKTVPGATPKIQGAALSKLKQQLESATGFSSYGEIVEWLREECDLDLKYDTVNRFVREKLQAKLKVPRPQSLKQHTAAVNGFQQTSARS; this is encoded by the coding sequence ATCAGCGAGACGGCTGAGTACCTAGAAAAAAGCCTCAAGCAAGCTCAGCGAGGAAGTCAAAAAGAACGTCTGCTGATGCTGTGGTGGGTCAAAACGGGGCAAGTTAGCCAGCGCCAGGAACTCCATGAGCGTCTTGGTCGGAGCCCCGCCACCGTGACCCGTTGGTTAGCGACTTACCGACAAGGTGGACTCTCCGCGTTGTTAACGGTCAAGACTGTCCCAGGAGCGACCCCCAAAATTCAAGGGGCCGCCTTGAGTAAACTGAAACAACAACTGGAGTCGGCAACTGGCTTCAGCAGCTATGGAGAGATTGTCGAGTGGCTGCGAGAAGAGTGTGATTTAGACCTGAAGTACGATACGGTCAATCGCTTTGTACGTGAGAAGTTGCAAGCCAAACTCAAGGTGCCTCGCCCGCAAAGCCTCAAACAACACACCGCCGCCGTGAACGGCTTCCAGCAAACTTCCGCCCGGTCTTGA